The Physeter macrocephalus isolate SW-GA unplaced genomic scaffold, ASM283717v5 random_61, whole genome shotgun sequence sequence gttcgttgctgtgcacgggctttctctagttgcagcgagcgggggctactcttcattgcagtgtgtgggcttctcattgcggtggcttctcttgctgcggagcgtgggctctaggcgcacgggcttcagtagttgtggcacacgggctcagtagttgtggctcgcgggctctagagagcaggctcagtagttgtggtgcacgggcttagttgctccgtggcatgtgggaccttccgggaccagggctcgaacctgtgtcccctgcattggcaggtggattcttaaccactgtgccaccagggaaacccaggaccactttctcttgaaaatatttcctgatcTCTCTCTAGGATGAGTTGGGATTCCCTCTTCTGAACATCCGCATATAAATGTTTGTACTTGTCCCAGCTGTACTGTCATGGCCAGTTTTTTGTCTCCTGATTATGAACATTTCATGagttttttttaactgcttaGGCCCAAGACAGCTCCTAATTCTCTTCTTTAGGGCATACAACAGGGACTCACATCACTTCTCTCTCCTCAGTTCCCAACTCCCCGCTATATCCTTTGGGGTCCTTGCCCTTCAATCTTGGTTAAAGAGGGGGACAGTCACCCCAGCATCTTACATTTTTCTAGCCCCAAGTGAAGCATATAAATGCCTTTTTAGTGCTTTTGCTGCTAACCactaggaaacagaaaaataacaaaaataattatgcCAGAGAAGAAACAATGCTACTGTGATCCCTGGACCCCACCTTCCGACTCCCTTCTAAGATAGTAAATGGAAACCCTAATAGACCTTCATCTTATGCTGTCATTTCTTGAGGGTGGAGCTAAGCAACCACTCTGCTCTCTGAGCCTACACTTAAGGCAAGCCATTTGCATCCTGTCTTCCGGAGGCTACTCTTACCAGCCTGAAGCTGGATGTGAGCAAAGATACAAACCAGACAGAAAAATCAGTGCTCAATACACTTAGGCAGGCAATTAGCATCTGAAGCTGTCCAGGCTGAGTGGCACCTAATTAGCTCACCAAGCTTCTGCCCAGGTATATCCTCATACTCTAACTAGACGATTCACTGCAGGTAGGAACTTGGTCTAATTCATCTTTACATGTCCAGCATCAGGCAGTGGCACAAAGCAAACACGTTTAATGAATGGATTTCTAACATCAAAGCAATACAAGGCAGACTAGGATGAACGTCGAATAAGTGGTTCAGACAATAATTAAGAATGGGCCaaggctaagaaaaaaagaatagggacaaaaTCAAATATGGCATCTAGATTTGAAAACCAAGCTCAACACCTTGGGATTGCAGTACAGTGAAAGCCTCTTAGGTTTTTACATATGAATAGGATCAATGGCAATGGTAGCTAATGACTTGATGGGGGGGTGGTGGCGGCGGCTATCAGTTTAGGTCCATAGAAGGCCACACAGAAAAGGAGACTAGAGCTCCTCTTTAATCTGAGCCCATCAGATTAGACTACAGTACTCAACTCCAGACACTGGACTTTTAGGACTCTGGCAAACTGGAACATGTCCTTAGGAGCCATGTGGTGAAGAATGCAGAGATCAAATATGCAGCCGTGGTCTAAACACTGCACACTTTTTTgcatgaaaaacaaagacaacaaaaacaaaactaagggCTGGAGTGCTGTCTTCAATTGCTAATTTCGAATGAAAgacagctttgtttttttcctacataGCTAGAAGACAGATGTTCAGTATAATGAAGAGTTAACAATTAGAACTAATTAAAAATGACCCAGGTTAATTTTTGTCAAGATGTGCTTGAACAAATGTTAAACAAcaaacttgggtttgaatctcaccATATGGCCCTTCCTGTTGTTGTGGGCAGTTAATTAATCTCAGagagtctcattttccttatctgtaaaaggaggtAACATGACCCCCTTACAGGGTTGTTAGAATTAGTAGAAATAATATGTGAAAAACAGCAAAATGCCCGTGGAAGCCATCTGCCACTCTTAAATTAGCTTACTGCAAACCTCCAAATGATCTGGGTAGGGCTGGGCCAGATTACCCATGAAGTGccttcttaaaatgaaattttgatttcttcaattCGGCGGAGAAAGGGGTATAGGGTTGGCGGAAAGCTCCACTGAGGCAGGACCTCGATGTGAAACTAGGAGTTGCAGGGCTTACGACTGGGTgggcggtgggtgggggggggggaggtagTAATTAGTATAGGGATGAGCTCAGCTATGCAGTGGACTGCAGAAGCAAACTCCCATAAGACTTTTCAAGTAGCAGAGCCCTCTCAGCAACCAGGAAGCATTCCTGAGGAGCTGCCAGGAGTGCTGGAGTCCAGGACCTCGGAATTTGCACACCAGCACTCAAGGTACCGGAAAAACTCCAATTTCCCATGGGCAACAGTGGGTCACAACCTAAACTAATAGTAATTCCACTTTACATTTATATCTTACATGTAGTACTTTATATCTTAAAGTACCTTTAAGCATTTGCCGAATGTGATAGGATCCTTATCACACTCACTGCGGCAGCAGAGCACTAACCACTAATGCGGTTTAGgtaacagaggctcagagactgGGTAACTTTTCTAATGTCCAATAACTGGTAACTGGTGGGTCTGAGACTGGAAATCTAGGTCTTCGGAAAAGAAGACAGATTTACTGGACTACTAGAAGAAAGCCAAAACATAATCTACCTCCAGATACAATCGCTGCAGGGATATACgcaaaaatattttgcatttcctttctgCACCTCCCAGTTGTTTGATGCTGGAACTAGAAATCACACAACAGATAGGGTACATACAGAACTGCAGGAGGAGGCAATAACAAGTATACCCGTTGGGCAAGAAACTGAGCAGCTCTTGGAGAGTGTGTtggaagagaggggaaaaggagggggaagagaacGGAAGCAGGAAGGAGTCTCGGGAAGATGAGAATTCCGTAACTGAGCAGCCGCTGCGCTGAGCGCGGCAGCCACGTTACCTCATTGCATCTTCGCAACTCTACGACATGGGCTCTGTTACCGTCCGCACCTTgcgaatgagaaaactgagactcaggagaGATGACCTGCCTAGGCCAGAGGGAGTGTGTGAGAAAAGCTGGGTTCAGAAGCAGAGCAGCCAGGCTGCGGAAACACCCAAACCTCCGGTCTCCGCCCCTCCACGCCGCTGGCAACCCGCACCCGCCCGGCAGGGTGTCCGAAAATCTCCTTCCAGGCGGCACGGCCACCTCCTCCCGCCCGGACCCCGCACTTCGCTCTGGGTCCGTACGACCCTGGGGTCCCTGAGACCCCTGcatccctcctccccaaccccctcctccccgccggCCGCCCAGGCCCGGCCGGCCCGCAGCCCTAACCAGGAAGGGAGGTCGGTGCCGCAGTTTGCGCCGCCCGCGGTCCCGGCGGCGGCGGACGCGAGAAACGGTTGAGGGAAGGGGCCCTGGGAGGCGGCCACGCGCCACTCACGCGTCGAACTTGTTGTTCATCCTCTCGCCGCCGCCGTCACCACCGCCTCACGGAGTGACTTCCGCTCCGCCAGGTCCCTCCCCTTAGGGTCCGACCACTTCCGGTTGCGCGGGGCGCAGCGGAACGTCGGCGAGCTGGCCGAGAAGGGGGCGGGTATGCCAGGACGCAGTCGTCGGGCGGTTGCGCGGAGCTGCTCAGGTTCGGTGGCCACGCGGGCTGCGGGCCTCGGCTCTGTCCCAGTTCTTGCCCGCCGGCCGCCCGCCCTGCCCAGGGGAGCGCGTGCTGAACCCCTCCCGCGGCGGGCTCCGAGAAAGACAGCTCCGAGTAGATGACGGCGCAGACTCTGGATTCACGGCTCCCGATTCCAACCCCAGTGGGGCTGCACGATCCTGGACTCTCTCTTAAGCTCCCTGAGGCTCTTTCTTCTTTGGTACTGGCCATACTATACTGTAGTACCCGCCTCTTCAGGTTACCGTGTGGATTGAACGAGATAATCAGTTTCAGACGCTAGACACAGTAACCCTTCATAAATGGTGGCTATTGTTAATCTTTGCTTACTTGTGCCAGGAGCTACAGAGCTGATCTCCGCCTTCTGAGACAGGttgagagacacacacacacacacacacacacacacacacacacacacacacacacacacacacactggaataaatgaaatgaacCTGCTGGTGATTGATCCTCAAAGCCAGCAACCCTGTACTTGGGGGAGGTCCTCTCCCCCCCAACAATGTCCCATTGTCAGGTCTTTATGTgacactttaacattttttaatcactttcaCCCGCACCTTTGATCCTGTGATGAGGGGAGATAGGAATTGATATCTGTGCCcatatttacagatgaggaaacaggctcagggagcacaaatgacttgcccaagttgtCTTGTCACCAACAAAACTCAGGCCCCAGTTACACTCTCAAAGCATGGCCttactccccacccacccccacccctgaaAGACCCCGGCCCTCGTTTCCTAAGTGGGGCAAAGGGAGGCTGGTCAGGGtctcctccccgcctccctgcctcccagcctccccgccTCGCTCTTCCTTGAGACCAGTGCAGATTCCCTGGCCtttgagaagagaaggaagaggcgTCCGTTTTCCAGGCCATAGAACTTTCTTAGAGTGTCTAAGATTGGGTCAGTGTTGGGAATTGTGGACTCCAACCCTTATTTAGACATCACTGTTCTGGGACGCCCCTCTTACTCTAGGCCCCAATTTGCCCATCCTAAACATGGGGGAATAGTGATTCTTGCTTATCCATAATACTGTGAGGAGCTCTTAtcttaataatgaaaaaagataataaaactcATAAACTGTTTGGTGATCGATGGCAAAAAAATGCATCTGAATGGAAAGGTCACTGGTGCACATGAGTATTGGGTGCTTACAGCCCCAAGAAAGTAGGCAGATGCCAGCTGGAGTGGGCTGCTCCCCTTCTTTCGATAGAGCATTGGCTGCTACTCTTCACTTCTCTCTTGACTTCCCTCCTTTAGGAGCCTGCAGGGAACTCATAAAAGGGAAGGGAGGCCCAGGCCTGGAGGGATAGGACCTTACCTAGCTGGGGATAGGATAAAACAGAGTCCTCAGGGCTTCAGAAATGATGGGAGTTGATAACACTTTGCTCAAGTGGGGGGAGTGCCAAGAATAGCAAGCCAGTGCCATGTAGATGCTGATCCCACTAACACACTCTGCCGGCATCCCATCTCCAACCACTCCAGGGCTCCAGCTCTGTCCTTTTATTTCCCCAGCTTTTCTCAGGAACGGTTGGCTCACATGGCCCTGAAGCGTGCGTCCCAAAGAGCATACTCATGACCTCAGCGGCAGAACACAGCTGATAAGACTCCACATGGCTAGCAGCAATTGGTTGGCTCAGTCGGACGAGGGCAGGTAGGAGCGGGGGTCTCCAGGGAATGGCAGGGCAGGCATCCTGTTGTAGTGGGCCATGAGGAAGATTCCAGCAGTGCCACAGACAAAGAGCGAGAGCATGACCAGGAAGCAGACGCGGTCTAGCACTCGGCCCACCAGGAACCACTCCTTGTTCCCCTGAGGGTGAGAGGCAGGGGATGAGATACCAGCGGTGGCACCAAGCTGGATCCCTGTACCACCCCTGGCCATCCAGCAGGCCTCTGTTCTTCATTTCCTTGAGCCCTTCTCACCTACTTCCAGGCCTCAACCTGGCTTCTTCCACGGGCCCCTGGCCCCACTCCCAGTTCCACTTTTTCCATCCTATTGCCCTAGCATGGCCACCCCACTCATCCTGCCCCATCTCAGGTCCAAGTCCCTCACCAGGTACTCAaaccccaaccccacccccgaCTGGCTTACACTGTCAAAGTGACTCTGCTGGTACCGGGCGCAGGCAATGAGGTTGCAGGCTTCCACACAGGCCTGGATGGCTGGGGCGGCCTGCTTCAGGCTGCCACACcactcctggctctgccctgacTCCGGGCCCTTCTCTGTGGAAGAGAGAGTAAGGTTTGGGAGTAGAATGGAGGAGAAACAGTCTGAGAAAGTGGCCTCTCCTTAGAGACCCCGGCCCCTCTCTCCCCAAACTGGACACTTGCCCAACAGTCATCTGCTGTGCCTGGCACCTTGGCCAACAGACCCTTCCTGTCTGAAGTCCCTGGGGAGGGGTGTCCCCAGTGTCACACCCCCTGCCTCACCTAGCTTCTCCAGCGCTGCCCTTACTAGCCCATCGCGCTGGTGCTGCCGGAAGAGGAGTTCACTGCGGGGCAGGCGGAGGGCCACCTCCTCCCCGGCTGTGATGGACCACCCCGTGGAGGAGCCATTCTGTAGGCGGGGCCGGGCGTCCTGCACAGCCGCTGGGGCCAGCGGGCAAACATGCATCCGCAGCAGCTGGGGCAAGAGCCGCAGGAACACCTGAAGAGGGGATGTCACGGGTGGCTTAGCTTAGCGGCCAGCAGACCTTCCTGGCTGATTGGGCGGCCAGGCTGGGCTTCGGAGCAGAAGGTGGTAGTTGGCACGAGGGGCTCATGCGCTGGGGGCCCAGAGGCTGCACTTCAGGGGCAGTGGCTTGGCCCCGGCACAGCTTACCTGTTCTGTGCCGGAccctgaacctgggcccccaaaCTTTcgtgcacatcagaatcaccagggcaCTTGCTGGAAACACGGgttcctgggccccagccctggcccaggatGCCTGGGGTAGGctgggaatctgcatttataACAAGGGTCCCAGCTGACTGCTTCAGGTCAGATCCCACGGGCACCGGAGCCAGGCCGCCGGGGCAGAATCCTGCTTCCTCCACTTTCCAGCCATGCGACCTCAAGTGAACTCTTTAACCTTTCTgtgattcagtttcctcatatgtaaactGGAGATGATACTAATACCCACTTCATAGGGgatttatgaagattaaataagttaataaatgtaGTACACCTGCCACATGGTAAGCGCCTGATGTTATTATTGATCCATTGGGGCATGCGCTTCTAGATGCACGTGGGGCAGGTTAGCTGCTGAACGTGGTAGGTGAGGAATATAGCCGGGGACAGGAGGACGGGGGAAGGTGCATGTAAGCGGGGAGGCGGGAGGATGCTGgagtgggcgggggcggggagcttgCCTTGCGGACCCCTCGAGccatggggtgtgtgtggggggaccGCAAAGACACGTTGAGCACGACCACGGCATTCACAACAATCAGGATGGTCACCACCAGGAGGAAGGTGAGGTACCTGCcggggtggggaaggcaggaggCGGGGCTGGCGCTTCGGCACTCCACGCCAGATAACGCCCCCACCCGGAGCGGCTGATTCCCCAGGATGCCTTGGGGTGACGGGCTGGCATTGAGGAGGATGGGGATGGGGTGGCAGGAGGGCGGCACCCCGCGTCcctgagaagggaggggaggaggtgggcgcAGGCGTGAGGGCCGGCCTTACTTGCTGATGAGTGGCACTGCCTGGGAGGTCTCGGGCACCTTCTTGGCCACAAGGAAGAGGAAGACGGTCTGGGCCAGGAGCACGTTGATGGCGACGGTACACTTCTGACCACCCGCTGCCCGTGACCAAGAGGCCTTCAGAGCGGGTCTCCACCTCCCCACCGTGGGGCACCCCCCGCCCCACAAGGAGTCCGTGTCCCCGGCCCCGGGTCCTGGTGCCATTCTGCCCATCCAGCTATCCCTTGTGCCGCCGGCCGGGGCCGGGGCTGCCCTCCCACCGACGCTAGGTACCCTTGGCAGGAAGGAAGTAGATGAGGATGGCCACAGAGGAGATGAGTACACAGGGCGCGATGATGTTGATGACGTAGAAGAGGGGCTTGCGCTGGATGAGCAGGTAGAAGACGACCTTCTGGTGGCCGGCCTCCTCGGCTGGTGCCGCCTCATCCAGCAGCATCTTGGCCGGCCGGTGCCGGATGGCCCACTCTCCATTTTCTGCGGGCAGCAGGCTGGGGTGGGCCCAGGGTGTGCGGGCGGGCAGATCCCCGCAGCCCGTGTGACCCAGCTACAGGGCAACCAGCATGTGCCCAGAGGAGCGCCACTGAGGGATGGGAACAGTGTGGGAGGATGGATGCTTGGTCCCCTCCCGCCCAAACCGGAGTAATTATCATGGGGAAAATCAGAGGTTTGCTGGGcctttaaatgtatgtattttgtgGTTTACTGTCGTTTTCACGTTGAGTTACACGGGAGGGGGCGTGATCTCGGCCTGGCCCTGCCCGCACAGCCAGGTCCAGCAGGGCCCTTGGGTGGAGGTTACCTGTGAAGGCCTCGGGGTCTATGAAAATCCACTCGATGGTCTGACCATCTTCCTGGCTCAGCTGCAGATTGATCTCGTTGGTGCTGTAGGTCTGGGacctgggagatggggagggaaagaggataAACTTGAGTGTGTGTAGACTCACCCATGAGGTCACATGGACCATCACCCGAGGGCAACTGTGGGCAGCTTTGCCTCAAAAAGTGCAGCCAGGAATTTCTGAGCTCTCCACAAAACCCTGGCTCGAGATGGGGCGGGGAGTCAGGCTGTCTGGGGTCTGGGGAAGTCTGAGCGGAAGGAGCAGGAGACTGCAGCTCGATGTGCTCCCCTCGTGGCAAAAGCCCAGGCCACCCCGCATTCCCCGCTTCCACCGTCTCCAGGGCAGGAGGGGCCAATGGTGAGAACAGAGGAAATACGGTGTGTACCTCTCGGGTCTGCTTACTCAGGAGGGTCTCAGGAAGACTGTTCCTCTAAAAGCCGGGGAGACCCCCTCACAGACCCCCTTTCCCCCATCAATGGGTGAGGATACTGAGACAGCGCCGTCCTCTCCGTGGGGCTGTAGGGCGTAGTGGTCTAGTGTGGGTGTGCATGCGTGTCGGTGTGTGTGTGCCTTCTCGCCCACCCATCCCAGTCACCGATGTCTCTCCTCCGGGCacaggcagggaaactgaggcagtgaAGGAGGATGAGTGAGGGGCCCGAGGCTTAGCGGGGAGGGACACGGGCATCTTCAGGCATCTGGGCCTGAGACAGACGCAGAGGCCCCAGGGAGGTGGAGCCAGGCCCCTGGGTCCCCACCCGACCAGGACCAGGGCGCCTCttaatagtaatttttcttttttt is a genomic window containing:
- the CHRNG gene encoding acetylcholine receptor subunit gamma, giving the protein MHGGQRPLLLLPLLAVCLGAQGRSQEERLLGDLMHSYAPHLRPAKHDSDVVNVSLKLTLTNLISLNEREEALTTNVWIEMQWCDYRLRWDPRDYDGLWVLRVPSTMVWRPDVVLENNVDGVFEVALYCNVLVSPDGCVYWLPPAIFRSSCPVSVTYFPFDWQNCSLVFQSQTYSTNEINLQLSQEDGQTIEWIFIDPEAFTENGEWAIRHRPAKMLLDEAAPAEEAGHQKVVFYLLIQRKPLFYVINIIAPCVLISSVAILIYFLPAKAGGQKCTVAINVLLAQTVFLFLVAKKVPETSQAVPLISKYLTFLLVVTILIVVNAVVVLNVSLRSPHTHPMARGVRKVFLRLLPQLLRMHVCPLAPAAVQDARPRLQNGSSTGWSITAGEEVALRLPRSELLFRQHQRDGLVRAALEKLEKGPESGQSQEWCGSLKQAAPAIQACVEACNLIACARYQQSHFDSGNKEWFLVGRVLDRVCFLVMLSLFVCGTAGIFLMAHYNRMPALPFPGDPRSYLPSSD